TCGAGCGGTGACATAGGTGGAGTTAAGGGTCTGGAATGGGCGGCAAAGGATCCGGCAGCGATCGCACCCGCAGGTCTTGATAAAACTCCGTTTGATCCAATTCCACCTTCGATTGGGATGCCAGCAGCAGCAACGCCCAAAAGGCCCCTGCCCGATCGCTCTTGGTGGGTTGGTCACTGAGCAGCTCACCTTGACCCATTGACCCATGATGCGCGATCGTCAGCGGAATTGCTTGGGGGCCAGTGCGGGGGACTTGAGCGACCAACTCATCAAAACTCAGCCATCGATCGCCAAAGGGGCGCAAAAATGCCGCCAAGGCCTCCGAAACTTCCCCTAGGTTTTCTTGGTGCGCCAGTTGCTGCACCGCGCGCATTTTTTGACGGCGGTTGGGGCGGCGGGTTTTGCGGGGGCGGGCCGGTTGGGTGGCCAACAGGCTGGCCACCTGCTGCAATTGCTCAATCATGTCGCCCAAGGACACGCGCCGCTGGCCGGTTTGGGGAGCCACTCCGCGCCGCTTCAGGCATTGTTCCAAATGCAGGGGCAACCGACCACGGGCGATCGCCTCAATGGCAGCTTCCGCTTCTTCTTCCCAATCATCGCCCTCCGTCAGCGGTGGAAATTCGGCCAGGGTCAACCGGTTCGCCTTAATCAACACCAACAGGGCCGCCGAAACAAAGGCCTGAGCCGATCGAGACAGATGCACATCGTAGGCCGCCTTACCCATTTGGGTTGCCACCGGCTCGATCGCCCGTTGCAGTTGATCCAAGTACCGATCCAACACCTCCACGGCCCGCACATCCCACGGGTCGATCGACCCCTGTTCCGCCATTTCAATCAATGAGGCGATCGTTTCTTGGATGACTAAGCCAGCCATAGGCGACGGTAAAGAAGGGGCGTGGAAATAGTTGAGTTAGCGTGCTGGGGTTGGGAACCCTAGTGGCATGACAGGCTTAATTCGTTAGGGCAATGTTGCGGAGTCAGTTGCAATAACAAGGGGCTTAAGCCCCTTGCTGCCTAACGATTCGGTAACAGTAACAGTCCACTCACGCTAACAGTCATTTGACTTCACCTGTGAAAATAAACTTGCCGTGCTACTAGGCTAAAAAAAACGAGTTGAAACACTAGTGATGACCCAGGGATTCCCGATTGGATTGTTGCAACCACTCGATCGTCCGGCGACAGCCTTCCTCAAAGGACACCGGAGCACGATAACCCAAGCGGGTTTCCGCCTCTGTTAAGGGTAAATGCCATTGGCAGCGGTAGAGAGCCGAAAGCTCCTGATTCAAAGGCGACAACACTGGACGCGGCCGCTGGCCACTGGCTCGTTTGCGTTGGGCTTGCAAACCCGATAGCAGTGTCCCCACCAGGCGCATTCCCCGCAGTGTTTCCCGCAACTCTTCCTTCACACTGGGGCGAAAGGCTTCGATGTTGACGTTAGGCAGTTGATCAAAGGATTGACCGAGGGCGGCCGCGATCGGGCGGTAAAGGTCAGCCCAGGTCACCACTTCCTGATCCCCAATGAAAAAGGCTGCGCGATCGACCTTGGCCGCTTCGGCCGCCAACGCAATCCCATGGACTAAGTTATCCACATAGACACTGTTGCAAATGCCGCGCCCATAGTCCGCTTGGTAAGCCACACCATCGGTGACCGCATTGGCGAAAGCCTCGATCCAAGTGGATTTTGGGCCCCAAACAATCCCGGGGCGGATGATGACTAATTCGGTTTTGGTCTGTGCTCGATCGGCCTGTAAGCGCCACTCTGCCCTCACCTTGGCGTTGTTGTAGGCGATCGGGTAGTTGTCCCGCAGGGGGCTTTTTTCCGTAGTGCCGGGGGCCGGCGCTTGGCCATGCACCACGGCACTGCTGAGATAGATAAATCGTTTCACCTCAGCATCGGCGGCCGCCTGGTAAACCACGGGCGCGTTTTTGCGCACAAAACTGGGACTACCGGCCAGGCAATAGACCGCCGCTTGACAACCCGTCAGGGCTTGGGCCAGGGAAGTCGGTTTGGTGGCATCAGCGATCCGGGCGATCGCCCCTTCCGGCACGCGCTTGGGCACCGATCGCCCGATCGCCACCACCGTGAAGTTCGGATCCTGCGCCAACATCTCCACGACCCGCTGGCCAATAAACCCGCTGGCCCCAATTACGCCCAAGGTTACGGTCATCGTTGCCCACTCACTCCATAGCTCGGAAAATTTGGATTGGGAAATGGGGACAGTGATCGAAAATCTCGAAATCGAAAGTATCAAAATCGAAAATATCGAAAATGATGTTCTAGTCCCGCTCCGTGCGTACCCATTCCGTCTGTCGCCGCTTCAGGAATCCCAAATAAATCGGCACTTTTTGCAGCACATAGATCGGAATCATCAGCAACATTCGGGCTGACAGAAACGGCCGCCCCACTCGCCACCAAGCCAGGCCGATCGCCCCAAACAAGACCAACCCCAACACCCCCATCCCGATCGCGGGTTGCCAACGCCCCACCAGGGCCCCCACACCGGTCACCGCGATCGCCGCACCCACCCAAATCATCACCAAAAACGACAGGGGTGGCACTAGCAAATCCAACCCCATCACCAGCAGGGGGCCATTGCCGGTGCGAATGGCACGCCCCAACAATGGCGGCACAACGGAAATCATCGTTTGCAAATGACCATGCTCCCAACGGGTGCGTTGGCTGGTGGCGGCGCTTTCGGCCTGGGGCAACCGACCGGTCACGGGCGCATCGGGACAAAACAACGGCGGCGAGCCGGCCACCGTCAGATCAATGCCCATTTGCATATCCTCCACCAGATTGCCGCTAGCCAGGGGCAGTTGGGCGATCGCTTGCCAGGGAAATGCCATCCCCGTTCCATTCAACAGACAGGGCAACCCCAACCGCCGCAATCCCTCCGATCGGGCAAAATTTTTGACCGCAAAGGCAAAGGCTGAAACCCGCCGCGCCGCGCTGGGCGATGGCGGCAGTTCCATCAAATAGCGCCCTTGTACTGGGCGATTGTGCTTCAGCGCCCATTGCCCCAAACGATCTAGGCTGCCCGGCTCCAGGGTGCAATCCGCATCCACAATCACCACCACCTCCGGCGGCTCCTGGGCCAACACCCGCACCCCAAAATCGAGAGCATAGCCCTTGCCCCGCTGCTCGGTGTTGAAGCGCTCCGCCACATCTGCACCGGCCGATCGAGCCAGTTCCGCCGTGGCATCGGTGCAGTTATCCGCCACCACCAGAAGCCGATCGCCCGGTTGCAACTGGGGCTGAATGGCTTGGATGGTTGTCCCGATCGAGGCCGCCTCATTGTGAGCCGGAATCAGCACCGCCACCCTGGGCCGTCGCCAACCCGCCGTGGAGGGCGATCGGCCAAAACCCGGCAACAACCCTCCCACCAAACACTCGATCGCCAACATCGCGATCGGCAACGACACCAGACCCGTCACCCCCCACAGGGCCCACTCCACCCCCAAGGCGACCTCAACCACCCCAGATTCAAGCAGCAGCGGCGGCATCGGTTGCCAGATTGAGAAGCAGTTAGCCATAGGTCGATCGCCTGAGAAATAAAGAGTCTTGTGGTGATTAGTTGAGCGAATCGCCTTCGCCACCCCCAAGGGCCAACTCAGGGCCTCATGAGCGCCAGATTCGCGCCAAATCTGCGCCAAATAGGTCAATCACCGTCACTTTACCTAGCTGAAATATCAGTCGCAATACTCGTCAAAACACCCTTAATCGGCTCCATTCTGCCTAAAACCACAGGGCTTGCAAAGGGCTTCAGTCAAGAATTGCCAGATTAGGAGAACTTCCCCATTATCTCCAATTGGCTTAATTCAACCCCAATTCAGACTCGATTCAACTGGGGAAATTCACTAGTCAGTTTTTTAAAGACTTTTTGAATGATTGATCGAAAAACGATGGTCTTGATGCCCTCAATCACGGTGGGCATTATGATAGCTTCATAAGGATCCGGGGTGCAAGCCAACATTGGGCAAGGCCATTACAGCTATTAATTGGGCATCGCGATTAGGCCCTGGATGAAACAGGCAAATTGGATCGTTCAACTGAGCCATTGAATTCGGCCATTAGACCAATTTTGACCTAATGGGGAAATTAACCCTGAGGCTGTTCCCCAAGGGTGGATGAATATCACGAGTGCAGCGAGTGTATTTGACCAGATATCTGGAGCGATCAGCATTTTTGTCTTTCGAGCCACTGATTATCCATCTCTCATCACTGCACAATCACTCTGAGTGTCACATCTCAATAACTACCTATTTTGGAGAGGCTGCCATGACCTCGATCGCACCCAAGGTTCCGATTCTGAACATCACGCTCGACAACATTTCCCAACAGAAGTTGTTGGCAAATTTGAAACGGGGCGGTTGGGTGACCACGCCCAATATTGACCATTTGGTTAAAACTCGGAGAGATGAGGTTTTTGACACGATCTATCACAAAGCCGATTACTTGGTTTGTGATAGCCAGGTTTTGATTTTTGTGGCCAAGCTGATGGGCTACCACATCACTGACAAAATCTCGGGATCCGATTTCTTTCCGGTTTTTTATGAATACTATGCCCATGACCCAGAGATGACTATTTTTCTGCTGGGGGCCATGGAGGGAGTGGCCGAAAAGGCTCGCCATCTCATTAATGAAAAGGTGGGTCGCGAAATGGTCACGGGGGTTTATTCGCCGCCTTTTGGCTTTGAGCGCGACCCGGTGGAATGCGCCAAGATTGTTGACTTGATTAATCAATCGCGGGCTAATGTTCTGCTGGTGGGAGTTGGCGCACCCAAGCAAGAAAAGTGGTTTTATCGCCATCGCCATTTGCTGAAACAGGTGACGGTGGCCTTTGGTTTCGGGGCGACGATCGACTTTGAGGCGGGCAATGTGCCCCGATCGCCCCGCTGGATGAGCCATGTGGGTTTGGAGTGGCTATTTCGGTTGTCCTGTGAGCCAAAGCGTCTTTGGCGGCGCTATTTGGTGGAGAGTTTGCCGTTTTTTATGGATTTGGGGGCAGCCCTGTTGGGTCGCTACCGACTGCACCGACCGATCGGGATCTTGCTGCAAGAGGCGGGATTTTTAACCGAAGGGCAATTGCAGGAGCTAATTGAGTGGTATGAACTACGCCAGCCACTACCCCTAGAACAAATTCTGTTAGCCAAGGGCGTGGTGCAGCCGCCGGTTTTGCAGTTTTTTGAAACGGTTTTGCCACGGTTGGGCGAGCGATCGGGGGTGGATCTCCAGTCGCGATCGGCGATCGTTCAGCTCTGCGAACAGGCTGGATTGTTGACCCCTCAACAACTCCGGGAGTTGGAAGCCGGTGACAGCCGATCACCGGAATTGGTGGCGATCCAGCGAGGGTGGTTGAGCGCCCAAATGGTGCGGCTGTTGCAATTGGCGATCCCGTCCGGCGGCCTGACCCTGAAGCCCGAGGCGGCCCTTTACCGAGCTGGGTTGATTGATTTTGATTGGATTGCGGCGGCTCGGGCCTATCAACGCAATCCCCAGTGGCTAACGTTGGGCGAGTTGGCGGTGGCTCGGGGCTTAATTTCCCATCGTCTCCTGGTGTTTATGCAGGAACACCAAGCAGAACTGTCAGCCTTGCCCGATCCCCAGGCCCTGCGCGATCGGTTGGCGGCGGCGGGACTGGCCGCCCCCAATGGTTTGAAGAGGACAGCTTAGCGGCCAGGGCCGTTGAGATACTCGATCGTCCCTCGGGCGATCGCCCAGGCCATTTGCGATCGCCAAGTGGGATTGGTCAGCAGGGCCGCATCTTGTCGGCCCGTCACAAACCCGGTCTCCACCAAAATTGAGGGCATTCGACTGTTACGCAGCACATAGAACCGAGCCGTGCGCACCCCGCGATTGCGCATGAACGGAAAGGCGCGCATGATGCTTTGTTGCACCGCCTGGGCCAACTGGCCACCGGACTGGTGGTAGTAGGTTTCCACGCCGCTCACGTCCGGGCGATTAATGCCCGCTGAGTTGGCATGGACACTAATAAACACGGTGGCACTAATGCGGTTAGCCAACTGGGTGCGCCCATCAAGGCTGATGAAGGTGTCGTCATCGCGGGTCAAAACCACATCGGCCCCTTGGCGACGCAGCAGAGCCGCCAGTTGCAGACCAATATCCAAAACCGCTTGCTTTTCTTGCAGCCCCCCAATCCCGATCGCCCCGGGATCGCGACCGCCATGGCCCGGATCCACCACAATGCGCACCCGCCGATTCAACATCGGCAAACCGCCCAGGCGAGGATCGGGGTAATCGTTCACCCAGCCGGGTGATTGGCCAGAGTTGTCCGGTTGACGGGGCCAAGGTCGCGGCGGCAAAGGATTGGCCGTGGGCGGGTTGGCAGCGGGGGGATTCACGGCGGTGGTGCTGCCGATCGGTTGGGCAATCACCAAGCTCTCTTCGGCGCGAGCCTGCCAATCGGGGCTGCTCGGATCCACCACCAACAAAATTCTTACCCGAGGCGGATACCCACCTCGTTGGGGAGTGACGATCAGACGGGTTACGCCCGCTCGGCCGCCCACGAGTCGATCGACCCCATTGGCGATCGAAGCGTTATCTAACCAAATTTCAATCTGTCGGCGATCGGGGCTGCGGTTCACCGTAATACCAGGAGTTCCGCCGCTCACCCGCAGGGCCAATCCGCCCTCAGACAGTTCCACCCCCTCCACTTGAGCGATCGGGGAGTTGCCGCCCGATCGTTCCAAAACCTCTCGCAATGCGCCGGGAATCCAAGGCCGATCGGAACCGTTGGAATTATTGGGGCTATTGGGAGGCGTGGGTTGCGGGCGATTCCGCTGGCCAGGAAGCACAAGCTGCTGGGGGGGCTGCTGGGCAATTGGTTCTCCACCCAGTTCCACCGTCCATTGGGTCGGAGACAAGCTGCGCACCCGCACCCGATCGGGATCAATGCGATAGCCCGATTGGAATTCGATCGCGATGCGGGTGGTGTTCCGATCGGGCTGGCCCACACGCACCGCTCGCACCATGCCCCCAAACCGCTGTTCCTGAACCGGTTGGGCCAAGGTGGTGTCTGGCAGGTCAATGGCCAGGCGATCGGGCCCCGACACAATTTGGGCCCGGGGCTGCACCCCTTCATCGGTCGTGAAGCTCAATTGATTGCGTGCCGGATCAAACCGCCAATTCAGCAGTTGCCCGGCCTGGGCTGGCAACGCTGCCACCAACGATCCCAGCAGCCCCAACAGCCCGACGGCTGCCATTTGCTTTCCGGGGGCCGACTTCCGGCCATCGCCAAACAAACGCAAAGCAACCAAAATTGATCTCCAACAAACCAAAACTGCCGGGCTGATTGGGCGATCGACATTGGCCCGTCTTGGGTGTCACTTTCAGACCCATGCGATCGCGCCCCCTTGCCGAATGCAGTTTAGCGCCCAGGCGAAATTTTGACCAAATTTGCTCGTTAGAGATCTACAAACGCAGCAGCAAATTCGGCCCGTGGGTGTCTGTCCCGCAAGTCATCAGCAGCCCAAATCGTTCCGCCAACTCTTTTACTCGGGCGGTTTGATCGGGGCTAGGAGTCCAAGGATTGGGATTGTTATAGGCATAGTAAGCCTCTACCCCATCAATCCCTAGGGTTGCCGCCGCCATAATCAGGGGCTTGGCATCCAGGCGATAGCGAGCGGGGTGAGCCAGCACGGCAATGCCCCCCGCTTGTTGGATGGCATGAATCACTCGATCGGCGTAGTAATACTCATCGCGCACGGGTCGC
This Limnothrix sp. FACHB-406 DNA region includes the following protein-coding sequences:
- a CDS encoding segregation/condensation protein A, whose protein sequence is MAGLVIQETIASLIEMAEQGSIDPWDVRAVEVLDRYLDQLQRAIEPVATQMGKAAYDVHLSRSAQAFVSAALLVLIKANRLTLAEFPPLTEGDDWEEEAEAAIEAIARGRLPLHLEQCLKRRGVAPQTGQRRVSLGDMIEQLQQVASLLATQPARPRKTRRPNRRQKMRAVQQLAHQENLGEVSEALAAFLRPFGDRWLSFDELVAQVPRTGPQAIPLTIAHHGSMGQGELLSDQPTKSDRAGAFWALLLLASQSKVELDQTEFYQDLRVRSLPDPLPPIPDP
- a CDS encoding NAD(P)-dependent oxidoreductase, producing the protein MTVTLGVIGASGFIGQRVVEMLAQDPNFTVVAIGRSVPKRVPEGAIARIADATKPTSLAQALTGCQAAVYCLAGSPSFVRKNAPVVYQAAADAEVKRFIYLSSAVVHGQAPAPGTTEKSPLRDNYPIAYNNAKVRAEWRLQADRAQTKTELVIIRPGIVWGPKSTWIEAFANAVTDGVAYQADYGRGICNSVYVDNLVHGIALAAEAAKVDRAAFFIGDQEVVTWADLYRPIAAALGQSFDQLPNVNIEAFRPSVKEELRETLRGMRLVGTLLSGLQAQRKRASGQRPRPVLSPLNQELSALYRCQWHLPLTEAETRLGYRAPVSFEEGCRRTIEWLQQSNRESLGHH
- a CDS encoding glycosyltransferase family 2 protein, whose protein sequence is MANCFSIWQPMPPLLLESGVVEVALGVEWALWGVTGLVSLPIAMLAIECLVGGLLPGFGRSPSTAGWRRPRVAVLIPAHNEAASIGTTIQAIQPQLQPGDRLLVVADNCTDATAELARSAGADVAERFNTEQRGKGYALDFGVRVLAQEPPEVVVIVDADCTLEPGSLDRLGQWALKHNRPVQGRYLMELPPSPSAARRVSAFAFAVKNFARSEGLRRLGLPCLLNGTGMAFPWQAIAQLPLASGNLVEDMQMGIDLTVAGSPPLFCPDAPVTGRLPQAESAATSQRTRWEHGHLQTMISVVPPLLGRAIRTGNGPLLVMGLDLLVPPLSFLVMIWVGAAIAVTGVGALVGRWQPAIGMGVLGLVLFGAIGLAWWRVGRPFLSARMLLMIPIYVLQKVPIYLGFLKRRQTEWVRTERD
- a CDS encoding WecB/TagA/CpsF family glycosyltransferase, whose amino-acid sequence is MTSIAPKVPILNITLDNISQQKLLANLKRGGWVTTPNIDHLVKTRRDEVFDTIYHKADYLVCDSQVLIFVAKLMGYHITDKISGSDFFPVFYEYYAHDPEMTIFLLGAMEGVAEKARHLINEKVGREMVTGVYSPPFGFERDPVECAKIVDLINQSRANVLLVGVGAPKQEKWFYRHRHLLKQVTVAFGFGATIDFEAGNVPRSPRWMSHVGLEWLFRLSCEPKRLWRRYLVESLPFFMDLGAALLGRYRLHRPIGILLQEAGFLTEGQLQELIEWYELRQPLPLEQILLAKGVVQPPVLQFFETVLPRLGERSGVDLQSRSAIVQLCEQAGLLTPQQLRELEAGDSRSPELVAIQRGWLSAQMVRLLQLAIPSGGLTLKPEAALYRAGLIDFDWIAAARAYQRNPQWLTLGELAVARGLISHRLLVFMQEHQAELSALPDPQALRDRLAAAGLAAPNGLKRTA
- a CDS encoding N-acetylmuramoyl-L-alanine amidase, with the protein product MVALRLFGDGRKSAPGKQMAAVGLLGLLGSLVAALPAQAGQLLNWRFDPARNQLSFTTDEGVQPRAQIVSGPDRLAIDLPDTTLAQPVQEQRFGGMVRAVRVGQPDRNTTRIAIEFQSGYRIDPDRVRVRSLSPTQWTVELGGEPIAQQPPQQLVLPGQRNRPQPTPPNSPNNSNGSDRPWIPGALREVLERSGGNSPIAQVEGVELSEGGLALRVSGGTPGITVNRSPDRRQIEIWLDNASIANGVDRLVGGRAGVTRLIVTPQRGGYPPRVRILLVVDPSSPDWQARAEESLVIAQPIGSTTAVNPPAANPPTANPLPPRPWPRQPDNSGQSPGWVNDYPDPRLGGLPMLNRRVRIVVDPGHGGRDPGAIGIGGLQEKQAVLDIGLQLAALLRRQGADVVLTRDDDTFISLDGRTQLANRISATVFISVHANSAGINRPDVSGVETYYHQSGGQLAQAVQQSIMRAFPFMRNRGVRTARFYVLRNSRMPSILVETGFVTGRQDAALLTNPTWRSQMAWAIARGTIEYLNGPGR